In Microbacterium sp. AB, a single genomic region encodes these proteins:
- a CDS encoding CarD family transcriptional regulator: MLFEVGETVVYPHHGAATITEVKTRVIRGEEKIYLKLNVTQGDLVIEVPAENVDLVGVRDVIGQEGLDEVFDVLRAPFTEEPTNWSRRYKANLEKLASGDVIKVSEVVRDLWRRDQDRGLSAGEKRMLAKARQILISELALAEKVEEEKAAEMLDEVLASS, translated from the coding sequence ATGCTTTTTGAGGTTGGCGAGACCGTCGTATACCCGCATCACGGGGCGGCGACGATCACCGAAGTCAAGACCCGCGTCATCAGGGGCGAGGAGAAGATCTACCTCAAGCTGAACGTCACGCAGGGAGACCTCGTCATCGAGGTCCCCGCCGAGAACGTCGACCTCGTCGGCGTTCGCGACGTCATCGGCCAGGAGGGGCTGGACGAGGTCTTCGACGTCCTGCGCGCGCCGTTCACCGAGGAGCCGACCAACTGGTCGCGTCGCTACAAGGCGAACCTCGAGAAGCTCGCGTCGGGCGACGTCATCAAGGTCAGCGAGGTCGTGCGCGACCTGTGGCGCCGCGATCAGGATCGCGGGCTCTCGGCGGGGGAGAAGCGCATGCTCGCCAAGGCCCGTCAGATCCTCATCTCGGAGCTCGCGCTCGCCGAGAAGGTCGAAGAGGAGAAGGCCGCGGAGATGCTCGACGAGGTCCTCGCGAGCAGCTGA
- a CDS encoding ABC transporter ATP-binding protein, translated as MATVTFDDASRLYPGGTRPAVDKLNLEIADGEFLVLVGPSGCGKSTSLRMLAGLEEVNDGRILIGDRDVTDVPPKDRDIAMVFQNYALYPHMTVAENMGFALKIAGVNKDERAKRVLEAAKLLDLEDYLGRKPKALSGGQRQRVAMGRAIVREPQVFLMDEPLSNLDAKLRVQTRTQIASLQRRLGVTTVYVTHDQTEALTMGDRIAVLKDGVLQQVGTPRDLYEKPKNVFVAGFIGSPAMNLFPADIADGGIAFGSKVVPVEATALNKAHGSKVTAGVRPEDFVVGAAGTDGLPVKVDLVEELGADGYLYGHVEGSDAQIVARVDGRQHPLAGETVSLLPTPGHIHVFDVETGERLLDKAIVSA; from the coding sequence ATGGCCACTGTCACTTTCGACGACGCGTCGCGTCTCTACCCCGGCGGCACCCGTCCCGCGGTCGACAAGCTGAACCTGGAGATCGCGGACGGCGAGTTCCTCGTCCTCGTCGGTCCCTCCGGCTGCGGGAAGTCGACGTCGCTGCGCATGCTCGCCGGTCTCGAAGAGGTCAACGACGGCCGCATCCTCATCGGCGACCGCGACGTCACCGACGTCCCGCCCAAGGACCGCGACATCGCGATGGTGTTCCAGAACTACGCGCTCTACCCGCACATGACCGTCGCCGAGAACATGGGCTTCGCGCTCAAGATCGCCGGCGTGAACAAGGACGAGCGTGCCAAGCGCGTGCTGGAGGCGGCCAAGCTGCTCGACCTCGAGGACTACCTCGGCCGCAAGCCGAAGGCCCTCTCGGGCGGTCAGCGTCAGCGCGTCGCCATGGGCCGCGCGATCGTGCGCGAGCCGCAGGTGTTCCTCATGGACGAGCCGCTGTCGAACCTCGACGCCAAGCTCCGCGTCCAGACGCGCACCCAGATCGCCTCGCTGCAGCGCCGTCTCGGCGTCACGACGGTCTACGTCACGCACGACCAGACGGAGGCCCTCACGATGGGCGACCGCATCGCGGTGCTGAAGGACGGCGTCCTCCAGCAGGTCGGCACCCCGCGCGACCTCTACGAGAAGCCGAAGAACGTGTTCGTCGCCGGCTTCATCGGCTCGCCCGCCATGAACCTGTTCCCGGCCGACATCGCAGACGGCGGCATCGCCTTCGGCTCCAAGGTCGTCCCCGTCGAGGCCACGGCCCTGAACAAGGCGCACGGCTCGAAGGTCACCGCGGGCGTGCGCCCCGAGGACTTCGTCGTCGGCGCCGCCGGCACCGACGGGCTCCCCGTCAAGGTCGACCTCGTCGAGGAGCTCGGAGCGGACGGCTACCTCTACGGGCACGTCGAGGGCAGCGACGCGCAGATCGTCGCCCGCGTCGACGGACGCCAGCACCCGCTGGCCGGCGAGACCGTCTCGCTCCTCCCGACGCCCGGGCACATCCACGTGTTCGACGTCGAGACCGGCGAGCGCCTGCTCGACAAGGCGATCGTCTCGGCGTAA
- a CDS encoding DNA modification methylase, which produces MNSRALASAALAGLVVLGAAGCGAITPQATTIDYSASDGVNVPDTEGAPLQVRNAVVIADDEGDLGNLAAAIVNTSDSAATLVLEWGDESATVRVPAGSVVSLGAEDEEPLLLRAIDSPAGSTLPVYFQSGDAEGVLVEVPVLDGCLAQFEDLVPGGGTSDCEVPAVEEAESH; this is translated from the coding sequence GTGAACTCGCGCGCACTCGCGTCAGCCGCCCTTGCCGGGCTCGTCGTCCTGGGAGCCGCCGGCTGCGGGGCGATCACCCCGCAGGCGACGACCATCGACTACTCGGCGTCCGACGGCGTCAACGTGCCCGACACCGAGGGCGCCCCGCTCCAGGTCCGCAACGCCGTCGTCATCGCCGACGACGAGGGCGACCTCGGCAACCTGGCCGCCGCCATCGTCAACACCTCCGACAGCGCGGCGACGCTCGTCCTCGAATGGGGCGACGAGTCGGCGACCGTGCGCGTGCCGGCGGGCAGCGTCGTGAGCCTGGGCGCCGAGGACGAGGAGCCGCTGCTGCTGAGGGCCATCGACTCCCCGGCGGGGTCGACGCTCCCCGTCTACTTCCAGTCGGGCGACGCCGAGGGCGTGCTCGTCGAGGTCCCGGTGCTCGACGGCTGCCTGGCGCAGTTCGAGGACCTCGTGCCCGGCGGCGGCACCAGCGACTGCGAGGTCCCCGCCGTCGAGGAGGCGGAGTCGCACTGA
- a CDS encoding response regulator transcription factor has product MTRVLLVEDEPDLADPLAYLLRREGYEVEIAEDGDAALAAFREQEPDVILLDLMLPGMPGTEVCRQVRTTSAVPIIMVTAKDSEVDIVVGLELGADDYVTKPYSSRELLARMRAVLRRTAQSEADLDERVLEGGRVTVDIDRHTVSVDGQQINMPLKEFELLELLMRNAGRVLTRGQLIDRVWGSDYFGDTKTLDVHIKRIRSRIERVPSEPVMLVTVRGLGYRFEG; this is encoded by the coding sequence ATGACCCGTGTTCTGCTCGTCGAGGACGAACCCGACCTCGCCGACCCGCTCGCCTACCTGCTCCGGCGCGAGGGGTACGAGGTGGAGATCGCCGAGGACGGCGACGCGGCGCTCGCCGCGTTCCGGGAGCAGGAGCCCGACGTCATCCTGCTCGACCTCATGCTCCCGGGGATGCCGGGGACCGAGGTGTGCCGCCAGGTGCGCACGACCTCCGCGGTGCCCATCATCATGGTCACCGCGAAGGACTCCGAGGTCGACATCGTCGTGGGACTGGAGCTGGGCGCCGACGACTACGTCACCAAGCCCTACTCGTCGCGCGAGCTGCTCGCCCGCATGCGCGCCGTGCTGCGCCGCACCGCGCAGAGCGAGGCCGACCTCGACGAGCGCGTGCTGGAGGGCGGCCGGGTGACCGTCGACATCGACCGTCACACCGTCTCGGTCGACGGTCAGCAGATCAACATGCCCCTCAAGGAGTTCGAGCTGCTCGAGCTGCTGATGCGCAACGCCGGACGCGTGCTCACGCGCGGGCAGCTCATCGACCGCGTGTGGGGGAGCGACTACTTCGGCGACACGAAGACGCTCGACGTGCACATCAAGCGCATCCGCTCGCGCATCGAGAGGGTGCCGAGCGAGCCCGTCATGCTCGTGACCGTGAGAGGACTCGGCTACCGGTTCGAGGGTTGA
- the rlmB gene encoding 23S rRNA (guanosine(2251)-2'-O)-methyltransferase RlmB — translation MAKTGRPGAPRGKKGPTKGTGGKNRRSLEGKGPTPKAEDRPYHVAHKRKQAAERLAGKRGGAQKPAAPRSSRPKDDTENVTGRNSVLEALRARIPATALYVAQRVEMDDRVKEMLAIARNRDIPVLEVTRPELDRMAGFDGVHQGVALKVPPYEYGHPQDLLEEILGREETPLLIALDGITDPRNLGAIIRSTGAFGGHGVIVPQRRSAGVNSAAWKTSAGAAARVPVVIAPNLTTTLKEFKKQGVFVLGLDGDGDVSLPSIELADRPVVIVVGSEGKGLSRLVTENCDQIVSIPISDVTESLNAGIAASVALYQVSTLRAAQGD, via the coding sequence ATGGCTAAGACAGGACGGCCGGGCGCCCCCAGGGGCAAGAAAGGCCCGACCAAGGGCACCGGCGGCAAGAACCGCCGGTCGCTCGAGGGCAAGGGGCCGACCCCGAAGGCGGAGGACCGGCCATACCACGTCGCCCACAAGCGCAAGCAGGCCGCCGAGCGGCTCGCGGGCAAGCGCGGCGGGGCGCAGAAGCCCGCCGCCCCGCGCTCCTCGCGCCCGAAGGACGACACCGAGAACGTGACCGGGCGCAACAGCGTGCTCGAGGCGCTGCGCGCGAGGATCCCGGCCACGGCGCTCTATGTCGCGCAGCGCGTCGAGATGGACGACCGCGTCAAGGAGATGCTCGCGATCGCGCGCAACCGCGACATCCCCGTGCTCGAGGTGACCCGGCCCGAGCTCGACCGCATGGCGGGCTTCGACGGCGTGCACCAGGGCGTCGCGCTCAAGGTGCCGCCGTACGAGTACGGGCACCCGCAGGATCTCCTCGAGGAGATCCTCGGGCGGGAGGAGACACCGCTCCTCATCGCCCTCGACGGCATCACCGATCCGCGCAACCTCGGCGCGATCATCCGCTCGACCGGCGCGTTCGGCGGACACGGCGTCATCGTCCCCCAGCGACGGTCGGCCGGCGTGAACTCCGCGGCGTGGAAGACGAGCGCGGGCGCCGCCGCGCGGGTCCCGGTGGTCATCGCCCCGAACCTCACGACGACGCTCAAGGAGTTCAAGAAGCAGGGCGTCTTCGTGCTCGGGCTCGACGGCGACGGGGATGTCTCGCTGCCGTCGATCGAGCTCGCCGATCGCCCCGTCGTCATCGTCGTGGGCAGCGAGGGCAAGGGGCTGTCGCGTCTCGTCACCGAGAACTGCGACCAGATCGTCTCGATCCCGATCTCCGACGTGACGGAGTCGCTCAACGCCGGCATCGCCGCATCTGTGGCCCTGTACCAGGTGTCGACGCTGAGGGCCGCTCAGGGGGACTGA
- the cysS gene encoding cysteine--tRNA ligase, giving the protein MTLRLYDTRAQALRDFAPLDPENVTMYVCGPTVQSGPHVGHLRAALSFDLLRRWLAHRHGRVTFVRNVTDIDDKVLDNATPDEPWWALAYRVEQEFDAAYAAIGILPPTYEPRATASIPQMQEIIRELIDRGHAYAAQGDVYFDVRSWREYGALTRQSIDAMEDAQDADPRGKRDPHDFALWKGAKPDEPRSAVWESPWGAGRPGWHIECSAMSRRYLGPEFDIHGGGLDLRFPHHENELAQSTAAGDAFARYWVHNGLVTVDGQKMSKSLGNVVPAADLLETWPSEVVRYALAAAHYRSSLDISAKAREEAQAALDRIRTFRDRALRTLGPTASGVLPEAFEAALDDDLGIPQGLAVLHEHVRIGNTALDARDDETARGALTAVLGMMDVLGFASAKAVASGGAAEAALGTLVDHLLAQRSDARAAKDWTTADRIRDTFAAAGIVLEDTADGTVWSIDG; this is encoded by the coding sequence GTGACTCTCCGGCTGTACGACACCCGCGCGCAGGCGCTGCGCGACTTCGCGCCGCTGGATCCGGAGAACGTGACGATGTACGTGTGCGGCCCGACGGTGCAGTCCGGCCCGCACGTCGGGCACCTGCGCGCCGCCCTCTCGTTCGACCTGCTGCGCCGCTGGCTCGCGCATCGGCACGGGCGCGTGACGTTCGTGCGCAACGTCACCGACATCGACGACAAGGTCCTCGACAACGCGACGCCGGATGAGCCGTGGTGGGCTCTCGCCTACCGCGTCGAGCAGGAGTTCGACGCGGCGTATGCCGCGATCGGCATCCTTCCGCCGACCTACGAGCCCCGGGCGACGGCGTCCATCCCGCAGATGCAGGAGATCATCCGCGAGCTCATCGACCGCGGCCACGCCTACGCCGCCCAGGGCGACGTCTACTTTGACGTGCGCTCGTGGCGGGAGTACGGCGCCCTCACGCGGCAGTCGATCGACGCGATGGAGGACGCGCAGGACGCCGATCCGCGCGGCAAGCGCGACCCGCACGACTTCGCGCTGTGGAAGGGCGCCAAGCCGGACGAGCCGCGGAGCGCCGTCTGGGAGTCTCCGTGGGGAGCTGGCCGGCCGGGCTGGCACATCGAGTGCTCGGCGATGTCGCGCCGGTATCTCGGCCCGGAGTTCGACATCCACGGCGGGGGCCTCGACCTGCGCTTCCCTCACCACGAGAACGAGCTCGCGCAGTCGACCGCCGCGGGCGACGCCTTCGCGCGCTACTGGGTGCACAACGGCCTCGTGACCGTCGACGGGCAGAAGATGTCGAAGTCGCTGGGCAACGTCGTCCCCGCGGCCGACCTGCTCGAGACCTGGCCGTCCGAGGTGGTGCGCTACGCGCTCGCCGCGGCGCACTACCGGTCGAGCCTCGACATCTCGGCGAAGGCGCGGGAGGAGGCGCAGGCCGCGCTCGACCGCATCCGCACCTTCCGGGATCGCGCGCTCCGCACCCTCGGCCCGACGGCGTCCGGCGTGCTTCCGGAGGCGTTCGAGGCGGCGCTGGACGACGATCTCGGCATCCCCCAGGGGCTCGCGGTGCTCCACGAGCACGTGCGCATCGGCAACACCGCCCTCGACGCGCGGGACGACGAGACCGCGCGGGGCGCTCTCACAGCCGTTCTTGGGATGATGGACGTCCTGGGGTTCGCGAGCGCGAAGGCCGTCGCATCGGGCGGCGCAGCGGAGGCCGCGCTCGGCACCCTGGTCGATCACCTCCTCGCCCAGCGGTCCGACGCGCGCGCGGCGAAGGACTGGACGACGGCCGATCGCATCCGCGACACGTTCGCTGCGGCCGGCATCGTCCTCGAAGACACCGCAGACGGAACAGTTTGGAGCATCGATGGCTAA
- a CDS encoding GNAT family N-acetyltransferase encodes MTIDIRADDLSDPATQALAAVHLAGMHAGSPAESVHALDLDGLRDPSVTPWSAWIRGEIAGIGALKELDARRGELKSFRTAETHLGRGVARALLRHVIAAAADRGMTSLWLETGSDEAFLPARRLYASEGFVECGPFEGYAADPLSTFMSRTV; translated from the coding sequence ATGACCATCGACATCCGCGCCGACGATCTGAGCGATCCCGCGACGCAGGCGCTCGCAGCCGTCCACCTCGCCGGCATGCACGCGGGCTCGCCCGCCGAGAGCGTGCACGCGCTCGACCTCGACGGGCTGCGCGATCCCTCCGTGACCCCGTGGTCGGCGTGGATCCGCGGGGAGATCGCGGGCATCGGCGCCCTCAAGGAGCTCGACGCCCGGCGCGGGGAGCTGAAGTCCTTCCGCACGGCGGAGACGCATCTCGGGCGCGGCGTCGCGAGAGCGCTCCTCCGACACGTCATCGCCGCGGCAGCCGATCGCGGCATGACCTCGCTCTGGCTCGAGACCGGCAGCGACGAGGCGTTCCTCCCGGCACGGCGCCTCTACGCGAGCGAGGGGTTCGTCGAGTGCGGGCCGTTCGAGGGCTACGCGGCGGACCCGCTCTCGACGTTCATGAGCCGCACCGTCTGA
- a CDS encoding sensor histidine kinase, giving the protein MDSTQLGLLALALGIILGAGVTLIVALAVRTRDRAIREQSREVSPVLTAALDAIDDATAVVDTSGAVVAVSSSGAWLGLALGQALEQPELRELVKAVRFGAPAQSRTMRVRRGRISDDTRLVVARAASIADRLTLLIVRDISEQERLQQMRQDFIANTSHELKTPVGAIGLLAEAMESALDDPEQVRTFAKRMSAEARRLGQLTGRIMNLSKLQAADELTEIGDVAVDEVVAAALEQYQVQADSAEVALVRGGDRGMVVRGSATILVEALGNLIANAIAYSPHGSRVGIGVRGTPDAVEIAVADQGIGIAEADQQRVFERFYRADQARSRRTGGTGLGLSIVKHAVSRHGGEVRLWSQPERGSTFTIRLPRADAPAGEPESVKHKKKGARAAHAA; this is encoded by the coding sequence ATGGACTCCACCCAGCTCGGGCTGCTCGCTCTCGCTCTGGGGATCATCCTCGGCGCAGGCGTGACCCTCATCGTGGCGCTCGCGGTCCGCACACGGGACAGGGCGATCCGCGAGCAGAGCAGGGAGGTGTCCCCGGTCCTGACGGCCGCGCTGGACGCCATCGACGACGCCACCGCCGTGGTCGACACCTCGGGCGCGGTCGTGGCGGTGTCGTCCTCCGGGGCCTGGCTCGGCCTCGCCCTGGGGCAGGCGCTGGAGCAGCCGGAGCTGCGCGAGCTCGTCAAGGCCGTCCGCTTCGGCGCGCCGGCCCAGTCCCGGACCATGCGCGTCCGCCGCGGCCGCATCTCCGACGACACCCGGCTCGTCGTCGCGCGCGCGGCGAGCATCGCCGATCGGCTGACGCTCCTCATCGTGCGGGACATCTCGGAGCAGGAGCGTCTGCAGCAGATGCGGCAGGACTTCATCGCCAACACGAGCCACGAGCTGAAGACCCCCGTCGGAGCCATCGGCCTGCTCGCGGAGGCGATGGAGTCGGCCCTCGACGACCCGGAGCAGGTGCGCACGTTCGCCAAGCGGATGTCGGCGGAGGCGAGGCGGCTCGGACAGCTCACCGGCCGCATCATGAACCTCTCGAAGCTCCAGGCCGCGGACGAGCTCACCGAGATCGGCGACGTCGCCGTCGACGAGGTCGTCGCCGCGGCGCTCGAGCAGTACCAGGTGCAGGCGGACTCGGCGGAGGTCGCGCTCGTGCGCGGCGGCGACCGGGGGATGGTCGTGCGCGGATCGGCGACCATCCTCGTCGAGGCACTCGGCAATCTCATCGCGAACGCGATCGCCTACTCCCCGCACGGGTCGCGCGTCGGGATCGGCGTGCGCGGCACCCCGGACGCCGTCGAGATCGCCGTCGCCGACCAGGGGATCGGCATCGCCGAGGCCGACCAGCAGCGGGTGTTCGAGCGGTTCTATCGCGCCGATCAGGCCCGCTCCCGCCGCACGGGCGGGACGGGCCTGGGGCTCTCGATCGTGAAGCACGCCGTCAGCCGACACGGCGGCGAGGTGCGTCTGTGGTCCCAGCCCGAGCGGGGGTCGACGTTCACGATCAGGCTCCCGCGCGCGGACGCGCCGGCGGGGGAGCCCGAGTCCGTGAAGCACAAGAAGAAGGGCGCTCGTGCGGCTCACGCCGCGTGA
- a CDS encoding DUF4032 domain-containing protein has protein sequence MADSLRITAAEIDPHLLTLPWRTKLAEWPSSAIVKLPKGISRHIVRFSELSGMVIAVKETTAHMASREYELLGALQRLEVPCVRRVAVIDGRADEEGRPLPAALVTAHLRFSMPYRALFTQTLRPETATRLVDALALLLVRLHKVGFRWGDVSLSNTLFRRDAGSFAAYLVDAETGDLYEGGLTDGQREHDIDIARTNIAGEIMDLEAGGRVEHGLDAVSVADQLVATYGELWAALTESETFALSETWRITERVQRLNGLGFDIDEMTIQTEPDGTRVSIQPKVVDAGHHRRRLLRLTGLDAEENQARRLLNDLDEYRIRVSRSSDEEVAAHDWVTRVFEPVVRAIPYEMRAKLEPAEVFHQVLEHRWLLSQERGASVPLAETLTSYIRDVLSHRRDEATIMGPLTETLTAPITTATGAIRDWRDLV, from the coding sequence ATGGCCGACTCCCTCCGCATCACCGCCGCCGAGATCGATCCGCACCTGCTGACCCTCCCGTGGCGCACGAAGCTCGCCGAATGGCCGAGCAGCGCCATCGTGAAGCTGCCGAAGGGGATCTCCCGCCATATCGTGCGCTTCAGCGAGCTGTCGGGGATGGTCATCGCGGTGAAGGAGACGACGGCTCACATGGCGAGCCGCGAGTACGAGCTCCTGGGCGCGCTGCAGCGCCTCGAGGTGCCGTGCGTCCGTCGTGTCGCCGTCATCGACGGCCGCGCCGACGAGGAGGGCAGGCCGCTGCCGGCCGCGCTCGTGACGGCGCATCTGAGGTTCTCGATGCCCTATCGGGCCCTGTTCACGCAGACGCTGCGCCCCGAGACGGCAACCCGCCTGGTCGACGCGCTCGCGCTGCTCCTCGTGCGCCTGCACAAGGTGGGGTTCCGGTGGGGGGACGTCTCGCTGTCGAACACGCTCTTCCGCCGTGACGCCGGCTCCTTCGCCGCCTATCTCGTCGACGCCGAGACGGGGGACCTGTACGAGGGCGGTCTCACCGACGGCCAGCGCGAGCACGACATCGACATCGCGCGCACGAACATCGCGGGCGAGATCATGGACCTCGAAGCCGGCGGCCGCGTCGAGCACGGCCTCGACGCGGTGTCCGTCGCGGATCAGCTGGTCGCGACCTACGGCGAGCTCTGGGCGGCGCTGACGGAGTCGGAGACCTTCGCCCTCTCGGAGACGTGGCGAATCACCGAACGCGTGCAGCGGCTGAACGGGCTCGGCTTCGACATCGACGAGATGACGATCCAGACCGAGCCCGACGGCACCCGCGTGTCCATCCAGCCGAAGGTCGTCGACGCCGGGCACCACCGCCGCCGCCTCCTGCGGCTGACGGGCCTCGACGCGGAGGAGAACCAGGCGCGCCGCCTGCTGAACGATCTCGACGAGTACCGGATCCGGGTCTCGCGCTCCTCCGACGAGGAGGTCGCGGCGCATGACTGGGTCACCCGCGTCTTCGAGCCGGTCGTCCGAGCCATCCCGTACGAGATGCGCGCCAAGCTGGAGCCCGCGGAGGTGTTCCACCAGGTGCTCGAGCACCGCTGGCTGCTCTCGCAGGAACGCGGCGCCTCCGTGCCTCTCGCCGAGACCCTCACGAGCTACATCCGCGACGTGCTGAGTCACCGACGCGACGAGGCGACCATCATGGGTCCGCTCACCGAGACGCTCACGGCGCCGATCACGACCGCGACCGGAGCGATCCGCGACTGGCGCGATCTCGTCTGA
- a CDS encoding DMT family transporter — MLSVLAVLAAAVLFGTTGTSQALGPDGTTPLAVGAVRMVVGGLALALLSGVLARRRRGAASPPGPRPTLRSGLLMGLAGLCLFAYQPLFFLGTSLNGVAVGTVIALGSSPVIAGLLEWALTRRSPGALWLGATALSTAGVALLAFGGRSGTAASALGVVASIGAGAAFAVFAVAQRRLLDGGWQPLTVIGTAGGVAALLALTLLPGQDLSWLARPSGVAMTLWLGLGATTLAYVLFTGGLSGLRAATAATLTLAEPLTASVLGLVVLGERLAPLGVAGVVVLGAGLVLIAWGSRRPRAPRPYALEG, encoded by the coding sequence GTGCTCTCCGTCCTCGCCGTGCTCGCCGCGGCGGTCCTGTTCGGCACGACGGGGACGTCGCAGGCGCTCGGCCCCGACGGCACGACGCCGCTGGCCGTCGGGGCCGTGCGGATGGTCGTGGGAGGGCTCGCGCTCGCCCTCCTGAGCGGCGTCCTCGCCCGGCGACGGAGGGGGGCCGCGTCGCCCCCGGGCCCCCGTCCGACCCTCCGCTCGGGCCTGCTCATGGGCCTCGCGGGGCTGTGCCTCTTCGCGTATCAGCCGCTCTTCTTCCTCGGGACGTCCCTCAACGGCGTCGCCGTCGGCACCGTCATCGCCCTGGGCTCGTCGCCCGTCATCGCGGGCCTGCTGGAGTGGGCGCTCACCCGCCGCTCCCCCGGCGCCCTCTGGCTCGGCGCCACGGCCCTCTCGACGGCGGGCGTCGCCCTCCTCGCGTTCGGCGGGCGGAGCGGCACGGCGGCGTCGGCGCTCGGCGTCGTGGCGTCGATCGGGGCGGGAGCCGCGTTCGCCGTCTTCGCCGTCGCGCAGCGCCGTCTGCTCGACGGGGGATGGCAGCCGCTCACCGTGATCGGCACCGCGGGCGGCGTCGCGGCTCTCCTCGCCCTGACCCTGCTCCCCGGCCAGGACCTGTCGTGGCTCGCCCGGCCGAGCGGCGTCGCGATGACGCTGTGGCTGGGTCTCGGCGCCACGACGCTCGCCTACGTGCTGTTCACAGGGGGCCTGAGCGGGCTGAGGGCCGCGACGGCGGCGACGCTCACGCTCGCCGAGCCGCTCACGGCGAGCGTGCTCGGGCTCGTCGTGCTCGGCGAGAGGCTCGCGCCGCTCGGCGTCGCGGGCGTCGTCGTGCTCGGCGCGGGTCTCGTCCTGATCGCCTGGGGCTCGCGGCGCCCCCGGGCGCCCCGGCCCTACGCCCTGGAGGGCTGA
- the ispD gene encoding 2-C-methyl-D-erythritol 4-phosphate cytidylyltransferase, whose product MSIVSSSPRVAVIVVAAGSGTRLSAGAPKAFVGLDEHTVLRHCLRGVFDARPAQVVVVAPGDRVGEALADAQEAAGERRDLVSVVAGGETRQRSVSAGLEAVWPDVETVLVHDAARALAPGDLVDRVVDAVDRTGWGVVPVLPVIDTIKRVEQDRITGVVDRAELAAAQTPQGFRRDVLEAAYRVARTEYTDDSALVADAGHPIASVAGDARAFKITTPADLARARALVSGAPIAPVPGAAVGPALPRVGVGTDVHAFGGEGSLWLAGLEWPGEPALSGHSDGDAVAHAIVDALLSAAGLGDIGSRFGTDRPELAGAHADAFLADTRAHLASAGWAVVNVAVQVQSARPKLAPRRAEAEAVLSAALGGAPVSVSATTTDGLGFTGRAEGVQAFAVALVVRA is encoded by the coding sequence GTGAGCATCGTGTCGTCATCCCCCCGTGTCGCCGTCATCGTCGTGGCCGCGGGGTCGGGAACGCGTCTGTCCGCGGGAGCGCCCAAGGCGTTCGTCGGCCTGGACGAGCACACCGTCCTCCGGCACTGCCTGCGCGGGGTCTTCGACGCGCGGCCCGCGCAGGTGGTGGTCGTCGCGCCGGGGGATCGCGTCGGCGAGGCGCTCGCCGACGCGCAGGAGGCGGCGGGCGAGCGCCGCGACCTCGTCTCGGTCGTCGCCGGGGGGGAGACCCGGCAGCGGTCGGTGTCTGCGGGCCTCGAGGCCGTCTGGCCCGATGTCGAGACCGTGCTCGTGCACGACGCCGCACGCGCCCTCGCCCCGGGCGATCTCGTCGACCGCGTCGTCGACGCCGTCGACCGGACGGGATGGGGCGTCGTTCCGGTGCTGCCCGTGATCGACACGATCAAGCGCGTCGAGCAGGACCGCATCACGGGCGTCGTCGACAGGGCGGAGCTCGCCGCGGCGCAGACCCCGCAGGGCTTCCGCCGCGACGTGCTCGAGGCCGCGTACCGCGTCGCGCGCACCGAGTACACCGACGACTCGGCGCTTGTGGCCGATGCCGGCCACCCGATCGCCTCGGTCGCCGGCGATGCCCGGGCCTTCAAGATCACCACGCCCGCCGATCTCGCGCGGGCGCGGGCGCTCGTGTCCGGCGCGCCGATCGCGCCCGTCCCGGGTGCGGCGGTCGGCCCGGCGCTTCCGCGGGTCGGCGTGGGCACGGACGTGCACGCGTTCGGCGGAGAGGGATCCCTGTGGCTCGCGGGGCTCGAGTGGCCGGGGGAGCCCGCGCTCTCGGGTCACTCCGACGGCGACGCGGTCGCGCACGCGATCGTCGACGCTCTCCTGTCGGCCGCGGGGCTCGGGGACATCGGCTCGCGCTTCGGCACCGACAGGCCGGAGCTCGCCGGAGCGCATGCCGACGCCTTCCTCGCGGACACCCGCGCCCACCTCGCGAGCGCCGGATGGGCCGTCGTCAACGTCGCCGTGCAGGTGCAGTCGGCACGGCCGAAGCTCGCCCCCCGCCGCGCCGAGGCGGAGGCCGTCCTGTCGGCCGCGCTCGGGGGCGCGCCCGTCAGCGTCTCCGCCACGACGACCGACGGCCTCGGCTTCACCGGCCGCGCCGAGGGCGTCCAGGCCTTCGCCGTCGCGCTCGTCGTGCGCGCATAG